One part of the Schistocerca piceifrons isolate TAMUIC-IGC-003096 chromosome 2, iqSchPice1.1, whole genome shotgun sequence genome encodes these proteins:
- the LOC124777065 gene encoding uncharacterized protein LOC124777065, protein MQHQLNEDGPDHRLEFYLWATEQNELDPLFAKGILFSDEVYFTLNGEINQYNCRYWRDANPNWVAPIREHSLAKVMVWCGIWDTRIIGPFFIYNTLIAPQYLMLLQDLGFPSTLNTDSIFPSYFQHDGTPPNYGISVHE, encoded by the coding sequence ATGCAACATCAACTTAATGAGGATGGCCCTGATCACCGGTTGGAGTTCTACCTGTGGGCTACTGAACAAAACGAACTGGATCCTTTGTTTGCCAAGGGCATACTGTTCAGTGATGaggtgtatttcactttgaacggGGAGATTAATCAATATAATTGTCGATACTGGAGAGACGCAAATCCGAACTGGGTTGCCCCAATTCGAGAACATAGTCTGGCAaaggtgatggtgtggtgtggcatatgggacacccgcatcattgggccatttttcatttacaacaccTTAATTGCACCACAGTATCTGATGCTGCTGCAGGACCTTGGGTTCCCTTCCACACTGAACACTGACAGCATtttcccatcttattttcagcatgATGGCACCCCTCCAAACTACGGCATCAGTGTCCATGAATGA